GTAAGAACCAAGCTGCAAACTATAAGCAAGGAGCTGGTCTAATGGCAAAATCAGCCGAAAAAGATATAATCGCTGTTTTAAAACAGCGCGTCGAAAAGTACGAGGATAAGATCAACGTAGTCGATGTCGGTACCGTTGCCGAAGTTGGTGATGGTATAGCCCGTATCCACGGGCTTAGCTCCGTTGGTTCAAATGAACTTTTACGGTTTCCCGGAGATGTCATGGGTATTGCCATGAACCTCGAAGAAGATTACGTTTCTGCAATTATTCTTGGTGAAGATGCCGGCATTAAAGAAGGGGATGAAGTTAAGGCTACCGGCCGTGTTGCAGAAGTTCCGGTTGGCTCTGCAATGATAGGCAGGGTTATTGATGCTCTTGGCCGCCCCATCGACGGCAAGGGAGATATCAAGACCAGCAGCACTCGCCCCTTGGAAAGAATTGCCCCCAACGTTGTTGCCCGCAAATCAGTTGATACGCCGGTTCAAACTGGTATTAAAGCAGTAGATAGCATGTTCCCTATTGGGCGAGGGCAGAGGCAGCTAATCATTGGTGACCGTTCCACCGGCAAAACCGCTGTAACCATTGATACTATTATCAATCAACAGGGCGGAGATCTTACCTGTATATACGTTGCTATTGGCCAAAAAGCATCCAAGGTGGCTCAGGTTGTTGCACAACTTGAGGCCAACGGCGCCATGGAACACACCATTGTAGTAGCTGCCAACGCATCTGATTCAGTTGCAATGCAATATCTGGCTCCTTATGCCGGATGCGCAATTGGTGAAGAGTTTATGGAACAGGGCAAGGAAGCTCTGATTGTCTACGATGATCTGTCAAAACATGCCTGGGCATACCGCCAGATGTCGCTTCTTCTGAGGCGCCCTCCGGGGCGAGAAGCCTATCCGGGTGATCTTTTCTATCTCCACAGCAGATTACTGGAAAGAGCGGCAAAGCTTGATGAAGCACATGGCGGAGGATCGCTGACGGCGTTACCTATTATTGAAACCCAAGCCGGTGATGTATCGGCTTATGTTCCTACCAATGTAATTTCAATTACTGACGGGCAGATTTATATGGAGCCCGATCTGTTTAACGCCGGTATACGGCCTGCTATTAACGTTGGTCTTTCTGTATCCCGCGTTGGTAGTGCAGCCCAGATTAAAGCCATGAAACAGGTAGCTGGTAAATTGAAGCTGGAAATGGCTCAGTACCGCGAGCTGGCAGCTTTTGCCCAGTTTGGGGCTTCGGACCTCGATCGAGCTACCAAGAACCAGCTGGAGCGCGGCAAGCGGATTACAGAAATCTTGAAACAGCCGCAGTTCGCACCAGTGTCGGTCGACAAACAGGTTATGATGTTTTATGCCATTACCAATAATTATCTTGATGACGTTAGTGTAGAAGATGTCAGGGATTTTGAAACTTCATTCTACAGTTATATGGAGAGAGGGTATTCAAAAATCGGCGAAATCATAGTAAAAGAGAAAAAGCTATCACCCGAACTTGAAAAAGAGCTAAAAGAAGCTATCGAATCTTTTAAATCAACCTTCATGGCTGGTAAGAAGAAATAAGGAAGAGCTTTTGGCAAACATTCGTTTAATTAAAAGGCGCATACGCAGTATCCAGAATACAGCCAAGATAACCCGTGCCATGGAAATGGTGGCTGCTTCAAAGATGCGCAGAGCCCAGGAACGGGGTCTGGCAGGCCGCCCGTATTCTAAAAAGATGATTGAAGTCATTAGTGATTTAACCAGGGCAACCAGGGCAAGCGGTGGAAGCGCACCTCATCCCCTTCTGGATACCCGGGGTGAGGTAAAGAATATAGCCCTGGTTTTTATTTCGACAGACAGGGGAATGTGTGGGGGCCTGGTAAGCAATCTTAATCGTAAAGTCGGCCATTTTTACATGGATAAAGCAATATCGGTTAATTCAATTGCAGTCGGGCGTAAAAGCGTAGACTTTTTGAGGCGCACCGGGCGCAATGTTATGGCAGAATT
This window of the Dehalococcoidales bacterium genome carries:
- the atpA gene encoding F0F1 ATP synthase subunit alpha, producing MAKSAEKDIIAVLKQRVEKYEDKINVVDVGTVAEVGDGIARIHGLSSVGSNELLRFPGDVMGIAMNLEEDYVSAIILGEDAGIKEGDEVKATGRVAEVPVGSAMIGRVIDALGRPIDGKGDIKTSSTRPLERIAPNVVARKSVDTPVQTGIKAVDSMFPIGRGQRQLIIGDRSTGKTAVTIDTIINQQGGDLTCIYVAIGQKASKVAQVVAQLEANGAMEHTIVVAANASDSVAMQYLAPYAGCAIGEEFMEQGKEALIVYDDLSKHAWAYRQMSLLLRRPPGREAYPGDLFYLHSRLLERAAKLDEAHGGGSLTALPIIETQAGDVSAYVPTNVISITDGQIYMEPDLFNAGIRPAINVGLSVSRVGSAAQIKAMKQVAGKLKLEMAQYRELAAFAQFGASDLDRATKNQLERGKRITEILKQPQFAPVSVDKQVMMFYAITNNYLDDVSVEDVRDFETSFYSYMERGYSKIGEIIVKEKKLSPELEKELKEAIESFKSTFMAGKKK